A region of Scylla paramamosain isolate STU-SP2022 chromosome 25, ASM3559412v1, whole genome shotgun sequence DNA encodes the following proteins:
- the LOC135113107 gene encoding prolyl hydroxylase EGLN3-like isoform X2, translating to MSALSGEHFGFVTDPAPVLCAAARRMSSGSRQKGNGGQGRGRRKSHMPDLSTPIDSSHPLEAQVPKTPPLYHVQESLDSLSLEGSGFSEEWFTNILQDVTKDLNKYGVCVVDDFLGEERADRILEEVRTLHSLGVMQAGQVVSQHVQDQARGKIRGDKITWVTGDEPHCSSIGQLVNVVDYIVAKANKHYDAGKLAQYNITWRTRAMVACYPGCDTHYVKHVDNPNGDGRCITAIYYLNKNWTPNDGGVLRIYPENCSDIIASINPCFDRMLFFWSDRRNPHEVMPAKIVRYAITVWYLDQKEREEYLARE from the exons ATGTCGGCATTGTCCGGAGAACACTTTGGTTTTGTGACTGATCCCGCCCCTGTCCTGTGTGCCGCCGCCAGAAGAATGAGCAGTGGGTCGAGACAGAAG GGTAATGGTGgacagggaagagggagaaggaaatccCACATGCCAGACCTCAGCACCCCCATAGACTCCAGCCATCCCCTGGAGGCCCAAGTACCCAAGACGCCTCCCCTGTACCATGTCCAGGAATCCCTTGACTCCCTGTCCCTCGAGGGGAGCGGCTTCAGTGAGGAGTGGTTCACCAACATTCTGCAGGATGTCACGAAGGATCTCAACAAGTATGGAGTCTGTGTGGTCGACGACTTCCTTG GCGAGGAGCGAGCTGACCGCATCCTGGAGGAGGTGCGGACCCTACACTCCCTCGGCGTGATGCAGGCTGGGCAGGTTGTGTCTCAGCATGTGCAGGACCAGGCAAGGGGCAAGATCAGAGGGGACAAGATAACCTGGGTGACTGGGGATGAGCCTCACTGCTCTTCTATTGGTCAGCTGGTCAATGTGGTGGATTACATCGTCGCCAAGGCCAATAAGCACTATGATGCCGGCAAGCTCGCCCAGTACAACATTACCTGGAGAACTAGG GCCATGGTGGCGTGCTATCCTGGCTGCGACACTCACTACGTTAAACACGTCGACAATCCCAACGGTGACGGAAGATGCATCACCGCCATCTACTATCTCAATAAGAACTGGACCCCCAAC GATGGCGGCGTGTTGAGAATCTACCCCGAGAACTGCAGTGATATCATAGCCTCCATCAATCCCTGCTTTGACCGCATGCTGTTCTTCTGGTCAGACAGGCGTAACCCACACGAGGTCATGCCTGCCAAGatagtcag ATATGCTATCACAGTGTGGTACCTGGACCAGAAGGAGCGGGAGGAGTACCTGGCCCGGGAATAG
- the LOC135113107 gene encoding prolyl hydroxylase EGLN3-like isoform X3 — protein MPDLSTPIDSSHPLEAQVPKTPPLYHVQESLDSLSLEGSGFSEEWFTNILQDVTKDLNKYGVCVVDDFLGEERADRILEEVRTLHSLGVMQAGQVVSQHVQDQARGKIRGDKITWVTGDEPHCSSIGQLVNVVDYIVAKANKHYDAGKLAQYNITWRTRAMVACYPGCDTHYVKHVDNPNGDGRCITAIYYLNKNWTPNDGGVLRIYPENCSDIIASINPCFDRMLFFWSDRRNPHEVMPAKIVRYAITVWYLDQKEREEYLARE, from the exons ATGCCAGACCTCAGCACCCCCATAGACTCCAGCCATCCCCTGGAGGCCCAAGTACCCAAGACGCCTCCCCTGTACCATGTCCAGGAATCCCTTGACTCCCTGTCCCTCGAGGGGAGCGGCTTCAGTGAGGAGTGGTTCACCAACATTCTGCAGGATGTCACGAAGGATCTCAACAAGTATGGAGTCTGTGTGGTCGACGACTTCCTTG GCGAGGAGCGAGCTGACCGCATCCTGGAGGAGGTGCGGACCCTACACTCCCTCGGCGTGATGCAGGCTGGGCAGGTTGTGTCTCAGCATGTGCAGGACCAGGCAAGGGGCAAGATCAGAGGGGACAAGATAACCTGGGTGACTGGGGATGAGCCTCACTGCTCTTCTATTGGTCAGCTGGTCAATGTGGTGGATTACATCGTCGCCAAGGCCAATAAGCACTATGATGCCGGCAAGCTCGCCCAGTACAACATTACCTGGAGAACTAGG GCCATGGTGGCGTGCTATCCTGGCTGCGACACTCACTACGTTAAACACGTCGACAATCCCAACGGTGACGGAAGATGCATCACCGCCATCTACTATCTCAATAAGAACTGGACCCCCAAC GATGGCGGCGTGTTGAGAATCTACCCCGAGAACTGCAGTGATATCATAGCCTCCATCAATCCCTGCTTTGACCGCATGCTGTTCTTCTGGTCAGACAGGCGTAACCCACACGAGGTCATGCCTGCCAAGatagtcag ATATGCTATCACAGTGTGGTACCTGGACCAGAAGGAGCGGGAGGAGTACCTGGCCCGGGAATAG